The genome window ggaaaaagaaatttcattaaacctTTCAGCTCTAGCCACTTCATTATCGTTATTCGtcgtaaaagaagaaacactTTTATTATCCAATTCGAAAATGTACACTGACAACGAAATCATATTCCATCGTACGCCTTATTTAaatcttattatttaaatttgtatttattatcgtATACTCTTTGTTAACAAtaagtttgaaaattgaaaacctTTTTAATTTGGTTGAAAATTTTCCTCGTGCCATTACTTTAAGCAAAGGTAATAGGAATAGGAAAAATATCATCGCAAGTAAaaggtatttttaaatatatacgtaacttatttgtatatatatataattgtatctagatgcgtttttaaaaatttgactAACGTTTGAACTCTAAATGTCGCTTGTACTTACACGATGGGCATAAAAGtgcaagaatattaaattacttgTGTTATCagtaacaatatttttgtGGAAGACCTGTTCTCAAACATAGGAATACATAGCGTGACGGACCCTATGGTCTCGTTCAATTTTAGCAACACTTTGACCCTAAAATATTCCGTCCAGCCGCCCCAGCAACATTTGACAGGCATACGAACACGATTAGCAAATCTCATACGTCACGCGTAACCACTTTTGAAATAACATCAACTTAACCGGGTGAATCGTAATCTAGTATTATGTACGCCCTTATACGTATGTACCTTTGCTTAATCGTACTATGCTTACaaataaacagaaaatatataaagatacaaaatgtaaaaattcaaaacgcGGATGATTTGTCGAGTGTAATATCAACGTTTTCTTAATAATCAAAGAATGATTAAATATTACTCGATATTTTGCATCTCTGTGAAAATTCATGCATAAAAAGTAGCtcctttttaaaaaaaatgtttagtttcattaaaaaaattgaagaaattaatagaatttcatTATGACAAAATGACGCAAGTTAGTAACTAGCAAATAACCGTTATCAAGAAATCAGTgatattattgtaataataaggtaataattacattaattgatataaaaattggtAATTACGCTCGTGCATTGTACACTTGAAAAATCCGGCAAAACCTAAATCCAAGTTTCCAGCGTTAAAACTATTTTTAGAATATCGATCGCACGGCCATGTTGAGCACATGGAGTGACCTCTGACTGGATACTTTTATACAAAAGCACCGCATACTTTTTTCACCAGAAACTGACATTGAGTAGCAACTTTCCACCGGCACATTCTACGATAAAACCAATCGTCCTCTGTTTATCGAACTAAATTTTCAGAACCACGTACAAAATTCTTACATATCGCCCCCCTTGCTACAAAAGTGACGCAACTCGAAGATTATACGTACCATTGAATCGTTACCGTAAAATGTTCCATAAGATTCTCTAGGCTCGTAAACTGAAAGTTTGAAACGTTCTAAGTAGAACAAAAACGcaatacgtaaaaataaaacaagagtTGATGTTATTTCACGATCATTCTTATGCCCTACAGgaaggaaataaaagtttgaagctaaattttattaataagacGCGtaatatcttattacgttcaaaaacgatttttcaatgtatatttttaattatcatataaTTCTTGTAGCGAAGCTACGCTGTGTATGCAAAGTATCCTTGATAATACAGCATCTGGTTTACACACCTCGTCAAACTTAGATCTCTGTAAATCGTAGTCCCATTGCCAACGTCGTATCAACGTGAACGACGTTACGAGATACGCTGTAACAATAAGACGCGATATAAATTCGTTTAAGAAGACGAAACGTTTTCTGGAAAATTCTGTTACGTCCGATGCATGATCCCTAATTCTTCAATCAGTGTCACGCGTCGTTTTTAACGTTTCAGGGTGACTTATTCGGGGGACTGAACAGCGGTCTACAAGACGGCTTACTTTCGAGGGCGGAGGCTTTGGCGGCGGATTTGGGAAAACACAACGCGGGCACCCCAATGCCTTTGAAGCACGACCCTGTTTCCGTCTATCATCATGGAACCCACATGCCAACCCCCCATCCAAATAACCGGCCACATCATCAGGTACATTCACACCTCTTTGTGAGTCTGCATTTTTCGCAATACTATACTCGTACCgattcttttcctttcaaaATATTAGTTTCGTTGACGAAAGTATAGATTCtcgtttatttcgttattaacGTTATTGTACGATTATGTTCTCGTTATTTTGAATAGTTTATTGCTATTTCAATACATTGTATACCtatgtatatgaaaatacGTATGTACAGTCGGTTACAAAAATATTGCCACATCGGTATAATTTTGTCTCTTGAGCTTTATATTTGTAGTAAGTACGCGATTactatttacaaaaatgtatCGAACTGTGTTAGTATACCGACTGTACATCGACTACTTTAATTTGTTGGTCACACTCTTGCCCGTTATCGATTGATCCAACTTTGAAgtttaatttgttttcgagcgttaatttcttatattttgtagACGAACgctattattttttaagaatttaagaTACTTAAGAAAGAACGTGATAATCTATTTCGTGGaacgattaattatttataatatttgattcAACGCTGAGGCGTCAGagtttctctcgttttcaAGTACGAAGAATTAACACACCTATATCGTATCCGATACGACAGACTTGTTCTACTCCCCAAATTTCTTATAGTATCTTTACGTAGTAAAATTGTAGtaaattttacgtaataaataGTAGAGTGTTGCTAATCGTTTACAAAAGAGAAAGTAATACCTGATAATAGCAGAGGTATCGGATATGCGGTATAAAGGAACGAAACAGAGGCATTCGACAAGGACCTTAAGGATTCTTAACGTTGCTTTCTGTCATTTTTCAAGAGATGactatgtaaataaatatcagagataaaaaatgttatgGAACGTTTTGGGATTAAAATCGCGATGATTTACCATTGTTACTGCTAATAACAATCGCtaatttttctccttcttaACGATAATCTTATTAACGCTTGGCTCTTCTCgatcagaaatatttttcgtattgTAATTGGATAAAGACGACGATAAAGTCTGTAGTTACATCCAGACTGGAATGAATTACGAAACGGACTAATTGTATATCGTACGTGGCCTCGGAGGCAcgataatttgttaaaacttAATGTTGTTACCAATGACGAAGTTTATCGATGAAACAATTATCGTAATGAAGTGTACCGAAACAATAACGTCGACGTGCAAAATTCATCGTTCGAGTACGATTATAAAATGCAACGAGTTTCGAGGACGGCTTAAAACCACcgacaataattaattacgcgTAGCAATTAATTacgatttataattaatccgccaattaaaaaattcaaccctaccgattttttattaacatctTTCACGATACGAGCAACAGttttcattttgatattttaatcattGATATTTCCCATAATCCGATACGCGTGAGTAATTGTACACCTTCGAACGTACGATTTTAACGTTTATCATCGTGAACCATGAACcgatctataaaatatatattttccacgTGAAACGATCGCtaaacgataaaatttttcatacgCGAACAGttagaataatattaaagtatagATGTAATATAATTCACGCGTCATACGCAACGTCAAACCTATGGAAAATACCTGGAAAAATCACTCCTTTAacgttaacattttttttattcttatcggTAAATAAGTAAACAATAAAATGTCAATTCCCTGTAATATTCACAATGAAAGATTCAACTAAGGAAGCGGCACAAAGATACAAACCTGTATATCGTACTACACAAATCTGTATGCCTAGATATCTAttgtttagaaaattataaataaaggaTTAATCGCTTAGAAAGACAGACACGCGAATGAGCTACGAACGTGCCATTAATTCGATTACAATTTGCTCCGTGTCGTTCCGGGGTTTTTATGCTAATACAAGCAATCTGAGGCCGATGAGCGGATGATAGCATGGCAGTAGGGTGAATCGAGCAATGTTCAGCGACCCGGAATGATCTTCTCGAGTTTAGGGGCGTTGCTCGTACGTTATCTCGCCATTGGGACGATTCGTAACACGCTGGGCGTAACGCAATCAATTTTGACAGAATTTCCTTTTCATGTTACCAATCCCACATTGGGTTCGCTGCTGAAATTCCAGCGCGTAAGAAACGTATTAACTACTACACGAGCAATTATCTCATTCTCAATGTCTCGATCATTGccacgatatacgtaatttcGAGATTCGACAACTTAACGACCACGATGCGTCTATCATACGACGGTCAGCATTCTCGCGATTTCTCTTATAGCGAGTAGAATCGACCATATTTCGTGGATTTGagattaaaagaataaagtcagaaaatttgttaacgatatgacgttaaaaaaCGATAATGACGctaatatatacacacacacatatatatatgtatgtagttaTGAGTTACTCAAAGATGTATGAAGTAGGTGTAGTACGATTAAAACACGCATACGTTTTACCTGCTTTTATTTAtgcatcgttttccaaatgCGTTTTCCAAATGCAAATGCATATTAAagctgaaaaatatattcgatcGCAATATTGTTATATTCGTAATCTATCCATTAtccgaatgaaatatttctataaaaaccTCACCGATTAACGTATTCCTGATCGGAATAATACATCTTTATAACAGCTTCCATAGAGTCCTCTATCTTGTTGCTTATACTTTCGCGTTAAAATCTTCCAAAGGCTTTATCTACGCGTTTCAACAgtcatcgataaaaatattgcttCGGTGCTAGGTTTCGCGTTAAACGGATATTATTTACGTAGatgtaaagatatttattgttcgtacaaaattaatcgaagaaaCGGTTAAATGCAGCCCGGTATAGCAACGAAacagaaaataagaataattcaGTTGTTTAAAAACTCGTCCTGACAAGTGGTCGATAAATAAACCGATAAATCGATAAATCCGATAAAAAagcattattttattcaaaaacaTTAGGTACGCGGAAAAAGGTCGTTGTACAATGTTGGCAAACTGATCGAAGATAGATCAACCGTAACAGCGAACGCGAGAGTATTCGTTTCATCGACCCGCTGGAAATCGGCTGACTATTATTAGTCGCTAGAATATTCGTTGACCATGAAGTGGGTGTATAGATCGGAGATCTGGCTTCCCGCAGTGCGGTGGCACGACGAGTGAACGACGAGCCCCGTTCTCCCGCTTAcagctctttctctctgtcccGTTCTCGCACCAGCGAATCTCCCATACAGATGGTCAAACGGCAAGTGTCCCATAAAGTCTGTTTTTATACGCGAGGTTGACGAATTCAATAACGGTAGTGTTGCTGCAGGCTTGCCTAACGCGCAACGTATTACGTTCACGAACGCATGTAACGAGTTTTGTGTCATTGACACAAGCTTTGGGGAGCGAACCGAGTGAAAGGGAAAAGAGCAAGGGGAAAGAATCGTGACGAACGATAGGCCGTACAACGTAGATACAACGTAGGAGCAAGggtaaagaagagaaaaacagGGGCACGAGTATTCGAGAGAGGAGGAACGAGAGAGTCGGCTAACCCTACCGCcgtgtcgcgtcgcgtcgtgtcAGCATAATGATGAAATATTGCGCGGGTCTCTAGGGCCCTACCATATACGCCCCTGGGCTAGTCCTTCGTTCACTCCATATTTGCGACTATCCTCTTCCAACGTGCTTTCCTTCTCGCTCTTTCGCGCCACCACCCGCAAGCCCCTGCATTTCTGATGTAACTATGCTATTCCAGAGCACCCCTGGACTGAAACCGTGCCATCCAGTTAGCTCGCTACGCTGCATATTCTCGTGAGAATAAATGTTGCGTACACACGAACGCGCGATCCTACTCCTACGCATACGCGTCACGCCCTGTGTACAACGTTACGCAAACGTCCCGTAGGCGCATGTTCGCGCGAGCACCAATCGCAACCACACTCGCCGCATTTTTTGCCGATTTATACGCGGACCTTCCGCTTTTACGACCTTTCCCCTATATCTTTGCGGTCCTAGGATTCTAAAAGAGTACGAAGCCATCGAGCGGGGTTTGTACGTTCTGGCGTCGCGTTTGTTTCCTCGATATTCGGAAATTCCGATATAGCAGCGTGCTAGCCGCGTCTTTGGCTTTTTTTCCAAAACTTTCTCCggttaaaagatatttttaagaggcttatatctttaaaaaaaaaaataaaatccagACATTAACAAAGACGtagatacaaataaaaagcGACTAAATAGAAGccaaaatatatttcgatcTTTTTTTGACCCCCGATCGACCTCGATCCTCGGTCTTTTCGCCAGAGGGTTCATCGGGGTCATCCTCCGTTCCCATTGCCCGACCAAACCCTGCTAGAAATCTCTTATCGTTTTCCACTTGCTACGGAACGTTGTGACGCCGAATCATCGCCCACACGACCCTCGATAACGAGCGTCAGTGAGTATGGGGCCTTTTGTCGGCATTCCGACAAACTACAACATCCGCGACTCTTAGAAACCCGGTAGTCCCTAAAAGTATCGCCACTCAGAGTCGCTAAAGCTACTCGAGCCTAAATCCTGATGACACATTTATGATTTCCACTATCGGCGATACGATACTCCTGGGAACGAATGGATGCCGCGCGATACGTCGACCTTGACAGGTGCATCTCCTCTGCGGAGGAATGGACGTTAACGCGTACGTATTAACGTACATATTTTGTATTGGTTTAAGGAAAAGGTGGAAATTGCACATGGCGGATATTTGGATACGTAGGTTTGAGAAAACAAAGAACACAAGCAGTAGCTGACGTGGCGTCACTTTCTACGGGAAAAAATACGAAGGGAGctcataaataatttgtaaggGGTCGTGCACACTGCGCTcgcgacgacgcgacgcgacgcgacgcgacgaccACGGCACGTGCTGCATAATTGTGCGTGCTAGTTTGTACACGTTCTCTCTTCACCTCCGTGTCCTCGTCCCTTTCTATCCCTCGTAGCCCCCGTTggtttcgttcgttctttccttttaaCAGTGTTAATTGGTAGAATCGCGTAACCACGTTACCGTACAATTTCTGCTCAAAGATCTTGATTTTTAAACAGCTGTGGACGTGCCGCCCTCTCGCGctcgaaatattttacgagcCGAGTTCGATTCATTTTTCACAACTGCTGGTTTAAGTTACGTTGTTACGATTATTGATTTTGCGTGATTATGAAATTTGTACGCCTATAAAAGAAagcttggaatattttatcgcATGGCTGCTAGTAATTGGAACACGATTCTTTCATCCCTGAACGTTTCACTTTTGTTAAcgaacgttataaaataatgtaaatacgtACAAGATACTCGTTTAGTTTTATACAGGTATAACGAGATTTTATACCGATGTTGGAGAAATTGTTAGTTCGTTTCACGGTGtatttgttacaaatatttcgCAGTAATATCCGACCGTTGCCATTAACCGATACGTTTTCCAACTATTCGCTTAATTTCTTGTTTCTCTTGCACAGCGGTAAAGCGTATCACAGTGGAATTATacatacttaaaattctcattATTCGATGTTCGAGTAGCACGCGTCGATCtcgttttacaaaatatccaaTGAAAAAGCAAGAAGCGTACGAAACGTATTAACTCAACCGACAGCACGCTTTACGAGTAAAAAATacgcaaattatattttacagatgAGCCATCCAGGAATGGAGAGTCTGGACATGCTGGATCCGGCAAACTCAATGACCACATTGACGCCAATGTCAGAGAATACCGGCGGTGGACCAGGTCATCATGCTGGAATTCACGGTCCCTCGGTTTACGGGGGGATGAACGGAATGATGGgccatcatcatcatcacgGAAACTTGGGCGGCGGCGGAGGTAGCGTACCGCATCCGGCTCATCATCATCCAGCGATGGCGGCGGCAGCAGCGGCAGCCGCGGCCGCGGGTCTTCATCCCGATGCAGACACAGATCCGCGAGAGTTGGAAGCATTCGCGGAAAGGTTCAAACAGAGACGCATCAAGCTGGGCGTGACGCAAGCCGATGTCGGGAAAGCTTTGGCAAATTTAAAGTTACCAGGCGTTGGAGCGCTATCTCAATCGACGATATGTCGGTTCGAGTCGCTCACGTTATCGCACAACAACATGATCGCGCTGAAGCCGATCTTGCAAGCGTGGTTGGAAGAAGCAGAGGCCCAGGCGAAGAACAAGAGACGAGATCCCGACGCTCCGTCGGTGTTACCAGCCggcgagaagaaaagaaagagaacgagTATAGCCGCGCCCGAGAAACGTTCTCTGGAGGCGTATTTCGCCGTGCAACCACGGCCGTCCGGCGAGAAGATCGCCGCGATCGCCGAGAAGCTGGATCTGAAGAAGAACGTGGTTAGAGTTTGGTTTTGCAACCAACGGCAGAAGCAGAAGCGCATGAAATTCGCGGCTCAACATTGACCCGAGGGTGGCTTGTGACAGCAAAACTGACCGTATCAGTTGCCCAGTCTCGAGCCTAAACCAGAACCCTTGACCGAGTTTCAGGGATGGCCGTAAACAGAAACGGACAATATAAGAGCACGAAAGACGCGATCGCTGTGGGAATGGAATTACGTACATACGTACGATCATAACCAACAATAGGATTTAAACGTAGTACGTGTTAATTGTTCTACGTGGTTGTTGATGGTGGAGTCATTGGAATTGGAAGTGATGCGCGTACGACTTCTCGGTTTCAAGTGGATCGCAAACGTATTAGCTCGATGCTGCGGCCAAATAAGAGTAAGCGATAGTCAGACTGTCACAGGCTTTATGCGAAATATTTTACGGTCattgcgcgcgcgcgtgtgacGTTCTCGACGCGTCTCCAGTCTCCCGGCGAATTTTCCACCGGAACCGACGATGCTTGACGAATCGATTCACGAGCCTCTTCCCTCTTCGCTTTGCCATTTTAACTTACTCGTAACTTTACGTTACCATTCTAATTACGACGAATAACGGATTCGCAAACCGTCGTTCGAATGTTTACTGGTTCACAATTTTCCTCTTGTCGATACGcagaacaaaattaattaatcgttggaattaataataattaattcgtcGTTGAACAGATCTTATAGCTTTAAGTTAAGAAACACGCTTTTCTCTTCTATATGAAGATTCAAATATATTCGAGTCGATATCGTTTATCGTAGCTTTAAGTTCTGCCGTTCGAAGCGAAGATTAAAATCCACTTTTCGATTCTGAAGCAAAAATTGGAACCACGCGattcgaaaataaagaaaatcttACCACGTATGCGGTTCGAGTCAATTTTTAGTTGAGAGGACCGAACGCCAGATCTGCTAACGtaatcgatgaaaattcaCCAACTTGATAAAAGTATCTAATAAGGATCGCTGACGTTACATGCTATATACTGAAAATGTGCTACATGTTGCATAAGAATATCGTATAAAATGACATAAAAGAACCCTTACGGAATCTCTAGATCAAATCATCTGTAAAGTGAGATAGAATTTGCGAAGCATATCAGCTACGATCGCGATAAAACAGTTTACGAGCGTACCCCACCTTTAGACCAACTTCTGTAGACTGGAAATCAGGTTCGAAGGTTACCGAATTTAGCGTATATCTAAAGTCATATTTTCCAATTGTTCATAACCTCGTAAAACAATAACTTTTCTAACTTGATAAAATTTTGTGCCttcgaattttctatattttacgtcggagATCTCCATCGATAAACGTATTGAAGATCAGCGGAGACTATAAACTGTTTATCGAAATTACATGtacgaaatataatttgattaaGTGCTtccaaaaatatcaaaatatatttctctaaGTACctgtatgaataaataatcataCAGAAACGGATTGCAAAATGATTTATACTTTACGTTCGTACGCGTAACtaattctaatttataaaatttgtaaaatatgtatttgtaaaattagagAGGCCAGGAaacatttgaattttcaattctGATTTCTGTCATAACGAGacaaaagaagaggaagaggatcGTTCGCGAACGGGCAAGAGTCAATCACAACGAAAACCAAATAGCCGAATAATCATCGATGCGTCTTGAAAAGTACAATtcgaaacataaaatataaaagtacgtATTGTTATAAAATCGACGCGCGAGTACGTCGTGCCGAACAAATAAGTGATATTAATCCTAATAAAGACACTCGCAATATGTAGTCACGATCAGTGCAGTGTAAAAAGTGAAGAGCTAGagcaagagaga of Bombus fervidus isolate BK054 chromosome 16, iyBomFerv1, whole genome shotgun sequence contains these proteins:
- the Acj6 gene encoding abnormal chemosensory protein 6, whose amino-acid sequence is MMYSPDKMMGSKGLHGAPITAPGCFPSGRYSPPPYRAAPDPMPPPPRRCMPNPTSRILEDASIMCNSWSPRHNGDLFGGLNSGLQDGLLSRAEALAADLGKHNAGTPMPLKHDPVSVYHHGTHMPTPHPNNRPHHQMSHPGMESLDMLDPANSMTTLTPMSENTGGGPGHHAGIHGPSVYGGMNGMMGHHHHHGNLGGGGGSVPHPAHHHPAMAAAAAAAAAAGLHPDADTDPRELEAFAERFKQRRIKLGVTQADVGKALANLKLPGVGALSQSTICRFESLTLSHNNMIALKPILQAWLEEAEAQAKNKRRDPDAPSVLPAGEKKRKRTSIAAPEKRSLEAYFAVQPRPSGEKIAAIAEKLDLKKNVVRVWFCNQRQKQKRMKFAAQH